atctttattatcCAATGCTTTTACTGAAAAATCAAAACCTTTTAAGGCCTGCTCTAAGGTTATATAGTGCTTATATACCAAATTGTTACCTCTTCGGATGAGGGTATCATGTTTTTTCGTAGTAATCCTGAAAGTAACATTACCTGGTGGTGATGAAGGAGATACTTGATCTCCCTCCCTATGAAACACAATCAAAGTATTATCATCAAATCCAGGTTTAATATCAATTACAAGGGTTTTATCGATTTGAAAATGTGTTACTCCaacatatacatttttgaCAATTGTATACTCTTTTTTGCATCCCTGATATAACTCTTCTAATGTTAACTCAAGCGTTATTTCACGTGAGCCGGCTTTATTATGGCTTATTtctaatataaaaattaaggaataaaatatatacaaatattaacaTTATGCACATGTAGCAgcgtttatttttattgatatgcataatatttttttcatcgtattattatatataattatattgaaataaatgcatataatatcatttgggttttaatttatggtatatttcatttagcACATACTCACAATATTATagtttatacatttttaatattatattttttatttcgtatataaatatatccatatatattcttacTTCCAGTTTCtgaataaatatgtgaTTTAGATTCGACAGAATGTAATAAATTAGATAATCCagtatatttatcattaagCATTGACTTAAACGAAAAGTTTTTCAATggatttataattttgttgaGATATTCGGTGTGATCAAAGGGTTTGGGAGCTTCCATAGTTCCTTTTATGCCTTCAATACCATATGTATCATAAATTTTCCTTTGGTTTTCATCGGATAGCACAGAATATGCGCTTGAAATATTCTTAAACATTTCTTCAGCATATAGCTTATTATCATCATCAAGATGTTTATCTGGATGCCATTTTATGGCGAGCTTTTTATAAGCTTTGGTTATTTGATCAAGATCGGCGCCTTTTGGAACGcctaaaatattataataatcctgcaaattgataatatgcgaaaatataaatgatttatgtatataactCTATTGTAaacttattaaatatagtaattatatttatcatttttttatgattgtCTTTAagcattaatttttttatataagttAATGTAAACTTAGTATTATagatgttattattatgatacCTCACTATGTAATTTTTGAAAGGTACGAGTTTTTCCCCTCATATGTTCTGCTAATATCCTTTGGGGTCTTAGGTCTGATACACTTCCAAGCATATTCtcatatgtatttttttcattgataatctaataaaataatgtaaatgtTAATGGTGTTATAAAATGGGCTAAcagtataataattatttttagagaactacacacatatatgggccaaaatttttaatttatattaagatattattttttttcttacaCTTTcagtatatttttgtatataaattatataaaaaaataataatagtttaGCATATGGGATAAAGCCATTTTGGGGGCGATCTTTttgatatttattattttccattttatatagCTTTATATAACTAAACACACTGGTTGTATGTaagataaatattattattagtttacaattttccttatttgtgtattttgttttttgtaaattattttaattctttgcgtataaaattattgtaaatataaataaaataagttcaatactatataatatatatatattacacgAAGACATGAAAGGTATTCACTTATTTCATTAAGCTAAAACACAAAGTTAATgtgttatatttattgcaAGTGTATTATGAATTAATACTAAGTAAAtgtaaatacaaatataattttatatttattttataagaatattttatattaaaaatatataataaaattaaattgttAATTTACACAATATCTGTTATGAAtgtttcaaaatatttttataaataattttttaaatgttcATTTAtgagaatatatttttttaaaaatgtgtatttaaaatataattgaaaaatactgattaaaataaatatttattctaGATCTAATGATTCTTATttcaaatgataaatatgctCTCATTTAGATGTGCAAATAGAATTCCCCATTTTTTGgggttattttttaaaggtTATTGctttaaacaaaaaaaattttttaaagaaggaaattatttaaaaaattttattttacatttcaaataatttttaataaaattattagtGTGTATTATTACTTAATTATGTATTTAATACGTATCAAATTATGGGCATTCATGGTTCATGGCTCTGTTTCAATTTCTAGCTTAACGTGTAAAGATCCAAAGGTGGAATTTATTTTCCGATATAATTCTCTATTTGGGCTcgaattcattttttatttttttaaatttaatatattagtttattcaattttattgaatatatacaagtataaattattaaatgaaaaaaatatgcgtATCATACcccataattttttaacctTTATATGAAGTCAATATGTAATGTAAAAAAGGGAATGATCATTAATATGAAAAGAttcttataaattttttttttcgcaatttataatattctcTTTTAGTACTTTCATTTAtcttaaatattaaatatggcTAATGCATAATATcgttattttatattttattgttaaattcatggtaaatatatttaagaaCTCTTATTATACTGTATCATAAGTTCCTATTATATAGAAGTATTAATCGGATTTTAAGGTTAGATTGAGGTATACGTAGCAAAATATACACGCATTTGGTTTATTTGATGAGTAACggtatttattaaaacttACTATTTGATGCCACAGTTATTTGAATTTAATATGAACCTTACCTCAAACAGTAAGATACTTATATATGAAggtataaattataataaaatgccTTTTAATACAGTGTTtacattataatttaaatagacatcatgtttatttttaatattaattaaataaattatgtattactataataaagaaccataaaatatagatcAAAAATTGGTACaactttatatataatgaagtTTCATGttttaagtatatattaaaatgggtaaaaaaaatatacatatataatatatttaagttatatttataattactatgtatttatacatcacagtattttatatttctggTAATTTTCTAATTGATATTAATAGAAATTGtcttatatgtttttatttaattggcataaaagtataaaattCGATTCGTCATAAACATCTTATAACCAAATtcttgaaaataaatatttgaattGACAAAATTaagattatatttttttaatatatttatattaatattcaCTATTTGAATTCTTTAAACGGGTTCAAAGACAAAATTTaagggaaaaaatataaataataaagataaagTAAATGATAAGTATATTAATTTGAGGATGGTAATCGATGTATTTTATGATATTTCTATATTGATAGGcaattaattattaacaGGTTTTAAGttttatgataataataaaagtacGAAACATAAATTTTGAACGGTAAAAAAGTTACCAAACTAATATAAAGGGCAATCAAacagaaaatataattgaatTATAGCATTCATTATTTGGTCACCGCCGACGGTTTAAAAGattcattttaataaacCAAAAAAGGaagagaaaataaatattaatatatgattcAAAAGGAGACAATTGTTTTAggaatagtaataataattaatacattttaagACATTGTTTATTTGAAGACAAGTAATGGTTGGGTTTATAGgaataattaaaacaatAGAATCagcaaaaatataaattatatatttttaacacAAAAAGGTGATAGCattaaatgtataaaaagtCTGTACAGAAAAAcgttttattaattatatactcattttatttggtcataaaataaaatacatgcAGATCTCTCATTGTATAGAAAGTCATGACCAAATTATATACTAAATAATCATTTCTAAAACGAAAACAATGCTTTGTGATGACAAtttcaataaatattatatatgaaaataaataagttatattaatatatgtatcaCAATATTAGCATTTTAAAAGAGTTTTCCTTGAAATACATATACTTCATACTATAAACTATTTTCAAGACctataataaatgaatattttttaattctttcttttttattgcGGAAAATATCGGAAACACATCCATTATCATAAATctacaaaaaaaagcaaaaatggataaatattaaaagaaaattttaaaatttgtgtATGAacaacatataaatatgtcgATTTATAAactgataatatatttttgataaacGTTAAAAAACgagaataaaattattatgttatTAGAATTTGAAATTGCTTACAGAGTTGATATAAGTAACATCAACTTCATCTTCGTCGTcgtcttttttaattataaatccGGATATGTTATTACCCAATTTCATTAACGCTTCCTCGGCATCAATGTCAGTTTCGATTGGTTTTGCATTATTTAACATTTCTTTCATATTAATTTCTTCATCGCTATCATTGAGATGATTCATAGTTGTTGAAGGACAAAGAATTACAGTTGCGTCATCTGACACc
This genomic stretch from Plasmodium vinckei vinckei genome assembly, chromosome: PVVCY_02 harbors:
- a CDS encoding heat shock protein, putative, whose translation is MENNKYQKDRPQNGFIPYAKLLLFFYIIYIQKYTESIINEKNTYENMLGSVSDLRPQRILAEHMRGKTRTFQKLHSEDYYNILGVPKGADLDQITKAYKKLAIKWHPDKHLDDDNKLYAEEMFKNISSAYSVLSDENQRKIYDTYGIEGIKGTMEAPKPFDHTEYLNKIINPLKNFSFKSMLNDKYTGLSNLLHSVESKSHIYSETGKISHNKAGSREITLELTLEELYQGCKKEYTIVKNVYVGVTHFQIDKTLVIDIKPGFDDNTLIVFHREGDQVSPSSPPGNVTFRITTKKHDTLIRRGNNLVYKHYITLEQALKGFDFSVKALDNKDIIINVDNVVSPNSKMIIPNEGMPYLDNPNHKGDLIIEFVHVYPETMTEAEKIALRDIINSRNNKNSYY